One Roseomonas sp. OT10 DNA window includes the following coding sequences:
- a CDS encoding ABC transporter permease, whose translation MSRAATLPAEAAAPARGAGGTFGRDGGWWLLILPAFLLMTLLYVAPIAQVLVISVTEPQPGLANYERLLTSESVQRVIVTTLRIGLITTVLSLLLGYALAYKVTMSGPVARRWWLLAVLVPLWISVLVRAFAWVTLLRRQGLVNEGLMAMGVIDQPLALVWNELGIVIGMVHAMVPYAVLPMLASMGEVDRRVLAAARGLGATRTESFLRVFLPLSLPGVIAAGVLVFIFSLGFYITPALLGGGKTLMVAEWIKLQITDLIRWGLGAMMATVLVAAILTVLAVFSRVVDLRRLFGSGG comes from the coding sequence TTGAGCCGCGCCGCCACCCTGCCGGCCGAGGCAGCGGCGCCCGCCCGGGGCGCGGGCGGGACCTTCGGGCGCGACGGCGGCTGGTGGCTGCTGATCCTGCCGGCCTTCCTGCTGATGACGCTGCTCTACGTCGCACCCATCGCGCAGGTGCTGGTCATCAGCGTCACCGAGCCGCAGCCGGGCCTCGCCAACTACGAACGCCTGCTGACCAGCGAGAGCGTGCAGCGGGTGATCGTCACCACGCTGCGCATCGGCCTGATCACCACCGTGCTGTCGCTGCTGCTCGGCTATGCGCTCGCCTACAAGGTCACCATGTCCGGTCCGGTGGCGCGGCGCTGGTGGCTGCTCGCCGTGCTGGTGCCGCTGTGGATCAGCGTGCTGGTCCGCGCCTTCGCCTGGGTGACGCTGCTGCGCCGCCAGGGGCTGGTGAACGAGGGGCTGATGGCGATGGGCGTCATCGACCAGCCGCTCGCCCTGGTGTGGAACGAGCTGGGCATCGTCATCGGCATGGTCCACGCCATGGTGCCCTATGCGGTGCTGCCGATGCTGGCCAGCATGGGCGAGGTCGACCGGCGCGTGCTGGCGGCCGCCCGCGGCCTGGGCGCCACGCGCACGGAGAGCTTCCTGCGCGTCTTCCTGCCGCTCTCCCTGCCCGGGGTCATCGCGGCCGGGGTGCTGGTCTTCATCTTCTCGCTGGGCTTCTACATCACCCCCGCGCTGCTGGGCGGCGGCAAGACGCTGATGGTCGCGGAGTGGATCAAGCTCCAGATCACCGACCTGATCCGTTGGGGGCTGGGGGCCATGATGGCGACCGTGCTGGTGGCCGCGATCCTGACCGTGCTCGCCGTCTTCTCGCGGGTGGTGGACCTCCGCCGCCTGTTCGGCTCGGGGGGCTGA
- a CDS encoding ABC transporter ATP-binding protein produces the protein MSAALKAPPAAHALSLQRLTRRYGDFVAVQDVSLEVARGQFLTLLGPSGSGKTTILMMIAGFVEPTEGRIVLDGQDITGLPPEKRDFGMVFQGYALFPHMTVAENVAFPLLVRRLGRAERDAKVRAALDLVQLGRFAERRPSQLSGGQQQRVALARALVFDPALLLLDEPLSALDKKLRAELQDELKALHRRVGRTFINVTHDQEEALSLSDTIAILNHGHLVQQGAPGALYERPATRFVADFLGKSNFLTGTVEAAEAGTVALRVGGTRVLALGEARPGETALLSLRPEKIAVLPDGATEDNVVEGQVTSWSYLGAGFSLGVRTADLGELRVAVPSWRAPFAPSEGLPLRLGWSREAAIAVRDDSA, from the coding sequence ATGAGCGCCGCGCTGAAGGCGCCGCCCGCCGCGCACGCCCTGTCGTTGCAGCGGCTGACCCGGCGCTACGGCGACTTCGTCGCGGTGCAGGACGTCTCGCTGGAGGTAGCGCGGGGGCAGTTCCTGACGCTGCTCGGCCCCTCGGGCTCCGGCAAGACGACCATCCTGATGATGATCGCCGGATTCGTGGAGCCGACCGAGGGGCGGATCGTGCTCGACGGCCAGGACATCACTGGCCTGCCGCCGGAGAAGCGCGACTTCGGCATGGTCTTCCAGGGCTATGCCCTGTTCCCGCACATGACCGTGGCGGAGAACGTCGCCTTCCCGCTGCTCGTGCGCCGGCTGGGCCGGGCGGAGCGCGACGCCAAGGTGCGCGCGGCGCTCGACCTCGTGCAGCTTGGCCGCTTCGCGGAGCGCCGCCCGTCGCAGCTTTCAGGCGGGCAGCAGCAGCGCGTGGCGCTGGCGCGCGCGCTGGTCTTCGACCCGGCGCTGCTGTTGCTGGACGAGCCGCTCTCCGCGCTCGACAAGAAGCTGCGCGCGGAGCTCCAGGACGAGCTGAAGGCGCTGCATCGCCGGGTGGGGCGCACCTTCATCAACGTGACCCACGACCAGGAGGAGGCTCTGTCCCTGTCGGACACCATCGCCATCCTGAACCATGGCCACCTGGTGCAGCAGGGCGCGCCGGGGGCGCTGTACGAGCGCCCGGCGACGCGCTTCGTGGCGGACTTCCTGGGCAAGTCGAACTTCCTCACCGGCACGGTGGAGGCGGCGGAGGCCGGCACCGTGGCGCTGCGCGTCGGCGGCACGCGCGTGCTGGCGCTCGGCGAGGCGCGGCCGGGCGAGACGGCGCTGCTCTCCCTGCGGCCGGAGAAGATCGCCGTCCTGCCCGACGGCGCGACCGAGGACAATGTGGTGGAGGGCCAGGTCACGAGCTGGTCCTATCTCGGCGCCGGCTTCTCGCTCGGCGTGCGGACCGCCGATCTGGGCGAGCTGCGCGTCGCCGTCCCCTCCTGGCGCGCGCCCTTCGCCCCCAGCGAGGGCCTGCCGCTGCGCCTCGGCTGGTCGCGCGAGGCGGCCATCGCCGTGCGGGACGATTCCGCTTGA
- a CDS encoding class II aldolase/adducin family protein, with protein sequence MPLPSPPRRPDPDRIPTERELREDLACAYRLIAHFGMTDMVYTHLSVRVPGPEGDSSHRFLVNPYGLLFEEITASSLVLVDAEGEPAQETSWPVNPAGFVIHSALHMGSERAQCVMHTHTLAGMTVAAQADGILPLNQMNMELHGRVAVHEYEGIAADDNLSERQRIVRDVGEKPCLILRNHGLLTTGRTVAEAFYWLWYLEQACRIQVSAQSTGAPLSLPPEEVVERTRAQSPDSPVKGWLVWQALKRKMDREQPEYRE encoded by the coding sequence ATGCCGCTGCCCTCTCCCCCGCGCCGCCCCGACCCGGACCGCATCCCGACCGAGCGGGAGCTGCGCGAGGACCTCGCCTGCGCCTACCGGCTGATCGCGCATTTCGGCATGACGGACATGGTCTACACCCACCTGTCCGTGCGCGTGCCGGGACCAGAGGGGGACAGCTCCCACCGCTTCCTGGTGAATCCCTACGGGCTGCTCTTCGAGGAGATCACCGCCTCCTCCCTCGTGCTGGTGGATGCGGAGGGGGAGCCGGCGCAGGAGACGAGCTGGCCGGTGAACCCGGCGGGCTTCGTCATCCACTCCGCCCTGCACATGGGCAGCGAGCGGGCGCAGTGCGTGATGCACACTCACACCCTCGCGGGGATGACGGTGGCGGCGCAGGCGGACGGCATCCTGCCGCTGAACCAGATGAATATGGAGCTGCATGGCCGCGTCGCCGTCCACGAGTACGAGGGCATCGCGGCGGACGACAACCTCTCCGAACGGCAGCGCATCGTGCGCGACGTCGGCGAGAAGCCCTGCCTGATCCTGCGCAACCACGGGCTGCTGACCACCGGCCGCACGGTGGCGGAGGCCTTCTACTGGCTCTGGTACCTGGAGCAGGCCTGCCGCATCCAGGTGTCCGCCCAGTCCACCGGCGCGCCGCTCTCCCTGCCGCCGGAGGAGGTGGTGGAGCGCACCCGGGCGCAATCCCCCGACAGCCCGGTCAAGGGCTGGCTGGTCTGGCAGGCGCTGAAGCGCAAGATGGACCGCGAGCAGCCGGAGTACCGGGAATGA
- a CDS encoding 2-hydroxyacid dehydrogenase, with protein sequence MILLVKSGGEALVPGWREDFQAADPRLDVRWWDDPEVAPEDVSYVMVWDPEPGRLRRFPNLRVVFSSAAGVDNIVRDPDWPSHLPLVRMGGAETEQRMGEFVAWSCLSLLRGARRFALAQAEARWSHFHPKRTARETRVGIMGMGNLGAAASRMLMALGFPVAGWSRGRKEVPGVESFAGAAELDAFLARTDLLVCLLPSTPETAGLLDAALFAKLPRGAQVVNVGRGSHLVVPDLLAALDSGQVEEALLDVFEEEPLPADSPLWRHPKVTVTPHVASLANRAERARYVAEAIAAHESGRPLPNLYDPSRGY encoded by the coding sequence GTGATCCTGCTGGTGAAGTCGGGCGGCGAGGCGCTGGTCCCGGGCTGGCGCGAGGATTTCCAGGCCGCCGATCCGCGCCTCGACGTGCGCTGGTGGGACGACCCGGAGGTGGCGCCGGAGGACGTCTCCTATGTCATGGTCTGGGACCCGGAGCCGGGGCGGCTGCGGCGCTTCCCGAACCTGCGCGTGGTCTTCTCCTCCGCCGCGGGGGTGGACAACATCGTGCGCGATCCGGACTGGCCCTCCCACCTCCCGCTGGTGCGGATGGGGGGTGCCGAGACGGAGCAGCGCATGGGCGAGTTCGTCGCCTGGTCCTGCCTGTCGCTGCTGCGCGGGGCGCGCCGCTTCGCCCTCGCCCAGGCGGAGGCGCGGTGGTCGCACTTCCACCCGAAGCGCACGGCGCGCGAGACGCGGGTGGGCATCATGGGCATGGGCAATCTCGGCGCCGCCGCGTCGCGCATGCTGATGGCGCTGGGCTTCCCCGTCGCCGGCTGGTCGCGCGGCCGCAAGGAGGTTCCGGGCGTCGAATCCTTCGCCGGGGCGGCGGAGCTGGATGCCTTCCTGGCGCGCACGGACCTGCTCGTCTGCCTGCTGCCCTCCACGCCGGAGACGGCGGGGCTGCTGGATGCGGCGCTGTTCGCGAAGCTGCCGAGGGGCGCGCAGGTGGTGAATGTCGGGCGCGGCAGCCACCTCGTGGTGCCCGACCTGCTGGCGGCGCTGGATTCCGGCCAGGTGGAGGAGGCGCTGCTCGACGTCTTCGAGGAGGAGCCGCTACCGGCCGACAGCCCGCTCTGGCGCCATCCGAAGGTGACGGTGACGCCCCACGTCGCCTCGCTCGCCAACCGCGCGGAGCGCGCCCGCTACGTGGCCGAGGCGATCGCCGCGCACGAATCCGGCCGGCCCCTGCCCAACCTCTACGACCCGTCGCGAGGCTACTGA
- a CDS encoding extracellular solute-binding protein, with amino-acid sequence MTQSFQQDCIELAWQQYRRGRVDRRTLLRGLAALGVGAGALAAGGAQAQAAKELVIVNWGGIANQGFGRFYGEPFAAANPGWKVATDSSGPSAGKIRSMVESGRVTWDLCDSSTSSSILLGGLNAVNKIDYSIVKKEDVLDPSFALEYGAAPYSFSSVLVYDSSKFPEAPTGWKDFWDLRKFPGTRLMRRDALTSLDAAAVSMGADPKTMYPLDAKAALKRAAELRRNCVYWNSGSESEQYMRTGEAVMGLIWHTRAKVLEEETKGKLKFIWNQGMLQAGIFVSPRGNPGGEMAQRLLASMLHNPEPQAGLLQFLGNGPTNPRAAAFVPAEFKRFNPTDPENAAKQFVMDGDWWGKNYQNLNQEFLDMVTG; translated from the coding sequence ATGACGCAGAGCTTCCAGCAGGATTGCATCGAACTCGCCTGGCAGCAGTATCGTCGCGGCCGGGTGGACCGCCGCACGCTGCTGCGCGGCCTTGCGGCGCTGGGCGTCGGCGCGGGCGCGCTGGCGGCCGGTGGCGCACAGGCGCAGGCGGCGAAGGAGCTGGTGATCGTCAACTGGGGCGGCATCGCCAATCAGGGCTTCGGCCGCTTCTATGGCGAGCCCTTCGCCGCCGCGAATCCGGGCTGGAAGGTGGCCACCGACAGCAGCGGACCCTCGGCGGGCAAGATCCGCTCGATGGTGGAGAGCGGGCGCGTCACCTGGGACCTGTGCGACAGCTCCACCTCCTCCTCGATCCTGTTGGGCGGGCTGAACGCGGTCAACAAGATCGACTATTCCATCGTGAAGAAGGAGGACGTGCTCGACCCCTCCTTCGCTCTGGAATACGGCGCCGCACCCTATTCCTTCTCCTCCGTGCTCGTCTACGACAGCAGCAAGTTCCCCGAGGCGCCGACCGGCTGGAAGGATTTCTGGGACCTGCGCAAGTTCCCCGGCACGCGGCTGATGCGGCGCGACGCGCTGACCTCGCTCGATGCCGCCGCCGTGTCGATGGGCGCCGATCCGAAGACCATGTACCCGCTCGACGCCAAGGCCGCGCTGAAGCGCGCCGCCGAGCTGCGGCGCAACTGCGTCTACTGGAACAGCGGTTCCGAATCGGAGCAGTACATGCGCACCGGCGAGGCGGTGATGGGGCTGATCTGGCACACCCGCGCCAAGGTGCTGGAGGAGGAGACCAAGGGGAAGCTGAAGTTCATCTGGAACCAGGGCATGCTGCAGGCGGGCATCTTCGTCAGCCCGCGCGGCAATCCCGGCGGCGAGATGGCGCAGAGGCTGCTGGCCTCGATGCTGCACAACCCGGAGCCGCAGGCCGGCCTGTTGCAGTTCCTGGGCAACGGCCCGACCAACCCGCGCGCCGCCGCCTTCGTGCCCGCCGAGTTCAAGCGCTTCAACCCGACCGATCCCGAGAACGCGGCGAAGCAGTTCGTCATGGACGGCGATTGGTGGGGCAAGAACTACCAGAATCTGAACCAGGAATTCCTCGACATGGTGACGGGCTGA
- a CDS encoding NAD(P)/FAD-dependent oxidoreductase — MSQAAASRHPLFAPGFQAKPWWWEAAEPPDRDTPLPDRAEVAIVGGGYAGLSAALTLARLGHRPVVLDAERIGWGASSRNGGMVSGGLKVASGALEKTHGREGARAIAGAAAASFPFIEDLIARESIDCDYVRCGRFVPAWTPRHYDALAAKVEFIAEVTGLPARMLPRGQQREALGSDHYRGGMIAEAGGSLHPGKYARGLAAAAERAGAVLVDGVRVKGIAAEGAGHRIETGQGALRADAVLVATNGYSLGPDGGSAMPWLARRMIPVGSYIIATEELPEATIERLFPGRRTISDTKRVLNYFRPSPDGRRVLWGGRASFGPTAPETAAPVLHRFMTEVFPELKDLRITHAWTGNVAFTFDFLPHVGVQDGIHYAAGCQGSGVAMASWLGHRAALRIAGADNEGFALADLPFPTLPTYDGRPWFLPAVGSWYRLRDRIDRIAA, encoded by the coding sequence ATGTCCCAAGCGGCCGCATCCCGGCACCCCCTCTTCGCGCCCGGCTTCCAGGCGAAGCCCTGGTGGTGGGAGGCGGCCGAACCGCCGGACCGGGACACGCCCCTGCCCGACCGGGCGGAGGTCGCCATCGTCGGCGGGGGCTATGCCGGGCTCTCGGCGGCGCTGACGCTCGCGCGGCTGGGGCATCGGCCTGTCGTGCTGGATGCGGAACGGATCGGCTGGGGCGCCTCCTCCCGCAATGGCGGCATGGTTTCCGGCGGGCTGAAGGTGGCCTCCGGGGCGCTGGAGAAGACCCATGGCAGGGAGGGGGCGCGGGCCATCGCCGGGGCGGCCGCGGCGTCCTTCCCCTTCATCGAGGATCTGATCGCCCGCGAATCGATCGATTGCGACTATGTCCGCTGCGGCCGCTTCGTGCCCGCCTGGACGCCGCGGCACTACGACGCGCTGGCCGCCAAGGTGGAGTTCATCGCCGAGGTCACCGGCCTGCCCGCCCGCATGCTGCCGCGCGGGCAGCAGCGCGAGGCGCTGGGCAGCGACCACTACCGCGGCGGCATGATCGCCGAGGCGGGCGGCAGCCTGCATCCCGGCAAGTATGCGCGCGGCCTCGCCGCCGCCGCCGAACGGGCCGGCGCGGTGCTGGTGGACGGGGTGCGGGTGAAGGGCATCGCGGCCGAGGGCGCTGGGCATCGCATCGAGACCGGCCAGGGCGCGCTGCGCGCCGACGCGGTGCTGGTCGCCACCAACGGCTACTCGCTAGGCCCGGACGGAGGCAGCGCCATGCCCTGGCTGGCGCGGCGGATGATCCCGGTCGGCAGCTACATCATCGCCACCGAGGAGCTGCCGGAGGCGACCATCGAGCGGCTCTTCCCCGGCCGGCGGACGATCAGCGACACCAAGCGGGTGCTGAACTACTTCCGCCCCAGCCCGGACGGGAGGCGCGTGCTGTGGGGCGGGCGCGCCAGCTTCGGCCCGACCGCGCCGGAGACCGCGGCCCCCGTGCTGCACCGCTTCATGACGGAGGTCTTCCCGGAGCTGAAGGACCTCCGCATCACCCATGCCTGGACGGGCAACGTCGCCTTCACCTTCGACTTCCTGCCGCATGTCGGGGTGCAGGACGGCATCCACTATGCCGCCGGCTGCCAGGGCTCCGGCGTCGCCATGGCGAGCTGGCTGGGCCACCGCGCGGCCCTGCGCATCGCCGGCGCCGACAACGAGGGCTTCGCGCTCGCCGACCTGCCCTTCCCCACCCTGCCGACCTATGACGGCCGCCCCTGGTTCCTGCCCGCCGTGGGCTCCTGGTACCGGCTGCGCGACCGTATCGACCGGATCGCCGCATGA
- a CDS encoding amidohydrolase: MNPDLILLNGRVATMTAAGDCTAFAVLGGRIVATGDDAAMRALAGPGTRIEDAEGRRVIPGIVDSHAHPDTYAVRRRNWLLVSPEEVRSRGALLDTIRRRCAELPPGRWAGFHRFNERASGGYPTRDELDAASGGRPVFILRTDAHMGLANRAAFAACAIPDDAPDPPFGRFDRGRDGAFTGLVQETAAHLFLDAINAQVGEADIAEGMETVQDECLAHGITSVANSLCPSVAIRAYQRMRREDRWRMRMGIIASGRERGLVEHLIGTGLQSGFGDATLRLVGVEWCPDCSTSGRTAAYWEPYIGTPNQGEPVPNTGMLLYDKDDLTARATAAHAAGLQVLIEGVGDRGIDFALDVMEAALAAHPRDDHRMRVEHCCHVTPPILARLKRGGFVDSSATGFMDELGEAYVANRGQAAMRHMWPHRSLIDAGVPAPGHSDFAVCRVNPFTALGAMVTRRTAGGADLDAREAVTPREALAAYTTLGAWCQREEAEKGALAPGMLADFAILDTDILECDPAAIRETRVLATFVGGEARHRAG; this comes from the coding sequence ATGAACCCCGACCTCATCCTGCTCAATGGCCGTGTCGCCACCATGACGGCGGCGGGCGACTGCACCGCCTTCGCCGTGCTGGGCGGGCGGATCGTGGCCACCGGCGACGACGCGGCGATGCGCGCGCTCGCCGGGCCGGGCACCCGCATCGAGGATGCGGAAGGCCGCCGCGTCATCCCCGGCATCGTGGACAGCCACGCCCATCCGGACACCTACGCCGTGCGCCGGCGCAACTGGCTGCTGGTCTCGCCCGAGGAGGTGCGCTCGCGCGGCGCGCTGCTGGACACCATCCGCCGCCGCTGCGCCGAGCTGCCGCCCGGCCGCTGGGCGGGCTTCCACCGCTTCAACGAGCGCGCCAGCGGCGGCTATCCCACGCGGGACGAGCTGGACGCGGCCTCCGGCGGGCGGCCGGTCTTCATCCTGCGCACCGACGCGCATATGGGCCTGGCCAACCGCGCCGCCTTCGCCGCCTGCGCCATCCCGGACGACGCGCCCGACCCGCCCTTCGGCCGCTTCGATCGCGGCCGCGACGGCGCCTTCACCGGTCTGGTGCAGGAGACGGCGGCGCATCTCTTCCTCGACGCGATCAACGCCCAGGTGGGCGAGGCGGACATCGCCGAGGGAATGGAGACCGTGCAGGACGAATGCCTGGCGCACGGCATCACCTCCGTCGCCAACAGCCTCTGCCCCTCCGTCGCGATCCGCGCCTACCAGCGCATGCGGCGCGAGGATCGCTGGCGCATGCGCATGGGCATCATCGCCTCCGGCCGCGAGCGCGGGCTGGTCGAGCATTTGATCGGCACCGGGCTGCAATCCGGCTTCGGCGACGCGACGCTGCGGCTGGTCGGTGTGGAGTGGTGCCCCGACTGCTCCACCAGCGGCCGCACCGCCGCCTATTGGGAGCCCTACATCGGCACGCCGAACCAGGGCGAGCCGGTGCCCAACACGGGCATGCTGCTCTACGACAAGGACGACCTGACCGCGCGCGCCACCGCCGCCCATGCCGCCGGCTTGCAGGTGCTGATCGAAGGCGTGGGCGACCGCGGCATCGACTTCGCGCTCGACGTGATGGAGGCGGCCCTCGCCGCGCATCCCCGCGACGACCACCGCATGCGGGTGGAGCACTGCTGCCACGTCACCCCGCCGATCCTGGCGCGCCTCAAGCGCGGCGGCTTCGTGGACAGCAGCGCCACGGGCTTCATGGACGAGTTGGGCGAGGCCTATGTCGCCAATCGCGGCCAGGCGGCGATGCGCCACATGTGGCCGCACCGGTCGCTGATCGACGCAGGCGTGCCGGCGCCGGGGCATTCGGACTTCGCCGTCTGCCGGGTGAACCCCTTCACCGCGCTCGGCGCGATGGTGACGCGGCGGACCGCCGGCGGCGCCGACCTCGACGCGCGGGAGGCCGTCACCCCGCGCGAGGCGCTGGCCGCCTACACCACGCTGGGCGCCTGGTGCCAGCGCGAGGAGGCGGAGAAGGGCGCGCTGGCCCCGGGCATGCTGGCCGACTTCGCCATCCTGGACACGGACATCCTGGAGTGCGACCCGGCGGCGATCCGGGAGACGCGGGTGCTGGCCACCTTCGTCGGCGGCGAGGCGCGGCACCGCGCGGGGTGA
- a CDS encoding DUF1269 domain-containing protein, producing the protein MVAKDEKGNVRVLDGKDRPLWGTLTGTVVGGLLGLIGGPAGVAAGAVIGATAGLGGDAVSGAVDEDFASEVTADLNPGTAGIILEVDEVSMAPIDAIVARFHGRVHRRVIE; encoded by the coding sequence CTGGTCGCCAAGGACGAGAAGGGCAACGTCCGCGTCCTCGACGGGAAGGACCGGCCGCTCTGGGGCACGCTCACCGGTACGGTCGTCGGCGGATTGCTCGGGCTGATCGGCGGGCCGGCGGGCGTGGCGGCCGGTGCGGTCATCGGCGCGACCGCGGGCCTCGGGGGCGATGCCGTCAGCGGCGCGGTGGACGAAGACTTCGCCAGCGAGGTCACGGCCGACCTCAACCCCGGCACCGCGGGCATCATCCTGGAAGTCGACGAGGTGAGCATGGCGCCGATCGACGCCATCGTCGCCCGCTTCCACGGACGGGTGCACCGGCGTGTCATCGAGTAG